In one Acomys russatus chromosome X, mAcoRus1.1, whole genome shotgun sequence genomic region, the following are encoded:
- the LOC127185715 gene encoding protein PPP4R3C-like, whose amino-acid sequence MDDTFRRVKVYIMMEDEQWVNIGSGQISSKYIERLEGVCLLVHSESDDSLIMEYKIHPNVPYQKQQGDLILWSEAKNHGIAIHFLEPNGCQEIWEDICQVQGKDPSVLVTQEITNNLESFEELPQMWNLVQMPNCELSTLENIADLIAFVKHAPRHRGRLALILENENYIKKLLQLFNTCENQKNIEGLHYLHNIIRGILFLNNTSLFKIMFSDECIMDVVGCLEYDPHLDQPKRHREFLTQNAKFKEVFPITHTKLRQKIHQTYRMQYIHDILLPTPSIFEKHLLSDLSTFIFFNKMEIITMLQEDEYFLFDVFAQLKDKTVSDERRCELLLFFKEFCTFAKTLHSYKKDSLLKMLIKLGIMSALKVVVHMHDCQIKVTALDIFTCLVEYNPRLVRLYAMEETQESINDDDLLINVMIEQMICDSDPEFSRDTSLTSVFRLLLDPENMRVTYNGCEKSEFLNFFYTHCMSNLIAPILSTTVQKHSNDNRTSICPDNYQNAQVRATVVELLTFCVQYHTSFIKNYILSNNLLTKVLVLMSSKHTFLILCAVRFMRKMIGLKDEIYNLYIIKKNLFEPVVNAFIRNGSRYNLLNSAIIELFEFIRVENIKSLIANIVEKFFIAFESVEYVYTFKGLKIKYEEEKERESKIRRNLHNIIYQKIYCRRIKLVEVKVREEMCSTENTEQQAILPMRSDFSSLYDMFMKIKEASENEIEHVKRKSSEAFECSSSHFDIFANEMSTSHCSSKISLVDYPDDDDGDNDDDLYSNNEKEDEDEEPPKKKPNLSS is encoded by the coding sequence ATGGATGACACATTTCGTCGTGTAAAAGTCTATATCATGATGGAAGATGAGCAATGGGTAAACATAGGCTCAGGACAAATTTCATCCAAATACATCGAGCGGCTGGAGGGCGTGTGCCTCCTTGTCCACTCCGAATCCGATGACTCATTGATTATGGAGTACAAGATACATCCTAATGTGCCATATCAGAAACAACAAGGGGATTTAATCCTTTGGTCTGAAGCTAAGAACCACGGTATTGCAATACATTTCCTGGAACCAAATGGCTGTCAAGAAATATGGGAAGATATCTGCCAAGTGCAAGGTAAAGATCCAAGTGTACTCGTTACACAAGAAATTACTAATAATTTAGAAAGTTTTGAAGAATTGCCACAGATGTGGAATTTGGTTCAGATGCCAAACTGTGAACTCAGTACACTTGAAAACATTGCAGATTTAATTGCTTTTGTCAAACATGCGCCACGCCACAGGGGGAGGCTGGCCCTGAtcttggaaaatgaaaattacattaaaaaattgctACAGCTGTTCAACACTTGTGAAAACCAGAAGAACATAGAGGGCTTACACTATTTGCATAACATCATTAGAGGTATCCTATTTCTCAACAATACAAGTTTGTTTAAGATCATGTTTTCTGATGAATGTATCATGGATGTGGTAGGATGCCTTGAGTATGACCCTCATTTGGATCAGCCAAAACGACACAGAGAATTCTTGACACAAAATGCTAAATTCAAAGAGGTTTTTCCAATAACCCATACCAAACTTCGGCAAAAAATACACCAGACCTACAGAATGCAATACATTCATGACATTCTGTTGCCAACACCATCCATATTCGAAAAGCATCTCCTTTCTGATCtgtcaacttttatttttttcaataaaatggaaataattacCATGCTTCAAGAAgatgaatattttttgtttgatgtttttgctcaattaaaagataaaactgtAAGTGATGAGAGACGGTgtgagttattattatttttcaaggaATTCTGTACATTTGCTAAGACATTGCATTCTTACAAGAAAGATTCATTACTGAAAATGCTGATTAAGCTAGGGATCATGAGTGCTCTGAAAGTTGTAGTACACATGCATGATTGCCAAATAAAAGTAACTGCTCTGGACATATTTACTTGCCTAGTAGAATATAATCCACGGCTAGTCCGACTGTatgcaatggaagaaactcaggaaagtATAAATGATGATGACCTTCTCATTAATGTAATGATTGAACAAATGATCTGTGATTCTGATCCTGAATTTTCACGTGACACCAGCTTGACATCAGTTTTTCGTCTTCTTCTTGATCCAGAAAATATGCGTGTAACATATAATGGATGTGAAAAAAGtgaatttctgaatttcttctatACACATTGCATGAGTAACCTGATAGCACCAATATTGTCTACCACAGTACAAAAACATAGCAACGATAATAGGACAAGCATCTGTCCTGATAATTATCAAAATGCACAAGTGCGTGCAACAGTTGTAGAGCTACTTACGTTTTGTGTACAATACCACACaagtttcattaaaaattacattttgagCAACAACTTGCTCACCAAAGTCTTGGTGCTGATGAGTTCAAAGCAcacttttctgattttgtgtgcTGTCCGGTTTATGAGAAAGATGATTGGCCTTAAAGATGAAATTTACAATCtttatataattaagaaaaatctctttGAACCAGTTGTAAATGCTTTTATCCGTAATGGAAGTCGGTATAACTTGTTAAATTCAGCTATTATTGAGCTATTTGAATTTATAAGAGTGGAAAACATAAAGTCTCTTATTGCAAACATTGTGGAaaaattttttattgcttttgagTCAGTTGAGTATGTTTATACATTTAAAGGgttgaaaattaaatatgaagaggagaaggagagggaaagtaaaataagaagaaatttaCATAATATTATATACCAGAAGATATATTGCAGACGTATTAAACTTGTGGAGGTaaaagtcagggaagaaatgtgTTCTACAGAAAATACAGAGCAACAAGCTATTCTACCAATGAGAAGTGACTTTTCAAGTCTTTATGATATGTTTATGAAAATTAAAGAGGCCAGTGAAAATGAAATAgaacatgtaaaaagaaaatcatctgaAGCCTTTGAATGTTCTTCATctcattttgatatttttgctAATGAAATGAGTACGTCACACTGTAGCAGCAAGATTTCTCTGGTAGATTACCcagacgatgatgatggtgacaatgatgatgatcTTTATAGtaacaatgaaaaagaagatgaagatgaagaacctccgaaaaaaaaacctaatcttAGTTCATAA